The region CGTGAATAAGGGGACAAGAACATCAGGATTGCAGAAGCGAACTCTTCAGGGGTAATGACACGACGTAATGGTGTTGACTGAGCAATCAGGTCAAACACAAACTCAGGTGTAGCTTTGCTGGCATCTGTGGTTTGTAATAACCCGCCTGAAAGCATATTCACATTAATCCCATACTGCCCAAGATCCTGTGCAGTCGTGCGGGTGAATGCCAGTAAAGCAGCTTTAGCGGTAGTGTAGTCGTGATACGGCACGACCGGATTTTGAACCAGGTTGGTACCGATATTCACAATCCGGCCAAAATGTGCCTGTTTCATATCTTCCAGCGCTGCCTGAGTGGTATTTAGACAAGCCTGAACAGCACCACTAAATTGACGCGACATCATCTCCCACGTTAAATCTTCAACCTTGGGGCGATCATCACTATTAAATTCAAATTGTACCAGGGCATTATTCACAACCGAATGAATGCCTTCACCAAAATGTACTTTGCTTGCAGTAAATAGAGCTTTGACCTGATCTGCTTGAGAGACGTCTGCCTGATAGGTAAATACCTGATCTGGATGCTGCTTCTGTAACGCTTCAGCCTGCGTTTTACTATTGAGATAGTTCACAACGACACGTGCCCCTTCCGCAATCAGAAGCTGGCTAATCGCCAGGCCAAGCCCACGTGCACCGCCAGTCACAAGCACA is a window of Acinetobacter sp. ASP199 DNA encoding:
- a CDS encoding 3-oxoacyl-ACP reductase, which encodes MQIRDQIVLVTGGARGLGLAISQLLIAEGARVVVNYLNSKTQAEALQKQHPDQVFTYQADVSQADQVKALFTASKVHFGEGIHSVVNNALVQFEFNSDDRPKVEDLTWEMMSRQFSGAVQACLNTTQAALEDMKQAHFGRIVNIGTNLVQNPVVPYHDYTTAKAALLAFTRTTAQDLGQYGINVNMLSGGLLQTTDASKATPEFVFDLIAQSTPLRRVITPEEFASAILMFLSPYSRAVTGQNLIVDGGLVKG